From one Pirellulales bacterium genomic stretch:
- a CDS encoding glycosyltransferase family 9 protein, whose translation MKRSYNAASWSARGRVRRELKQGRYRFVRWRWHLVMGLVDALARILMRMHGALRRSVADQAPSAQEPRPIRRLLVIQLDHLGDAVISLGMFGPLRKQFPEAEIDVLAGAWTAELFAACGEVNRVYVSRVNRFSRPRSWFWPWSLVSWALRLRSEGYDAAIDVRGELPHVLLMWLAGIPRRVGFSAGGGGCWLTHSAPYVAGRPEWRSRVALLEQLGIQVDEPWQRRINLAPDLKSRRAVAARLQTDTRPRRPVFVVHLGAGTEAKRWPAPHWQELLGRLILAHDARILLIGTADEQPLADRILGAARWPNVENLLGRLSLLELIALLERAELFVGADSGPAHLAGLLGVPTIVLFSGTNHVLQWRPQGAHVAVLRTEPGCSPCHRTTCLWAEHPCMSELQPELVCRRIEHLLARRREAELGSSSITAQLRSGRGLRFL comes from the coding sequence ATGAAGCGATCCTATAACGCGGCATCCTGGTCGGCGCGTGGCCGAGTGCGGCGCGAACTGAAGCAGGGCCGTTATCGGTTCGTGCGGTGGCGCTGGCATCTGGTCATGGGCCTGGTCGATGCGCTTGCCCGAATCTTGATGCGCATGCACGGCGCACTCCGGCGCAGCGTGGCCGACCAGGCGCCAAGCGCGCAGGAGCCGCGCCCGATTCGCCGGCTGTTGGTCATTCAGCTCGATCACCTGGGCGACGCGGTGATTTCGCTCGGGATGTTTGGTCCACTGCGCAAGCAGTTTCCCGAGGCGGAGATCGACGTCCTGGCCGGCGCCTGGACGGCAGAACTGTTCGCCGCCTGCGGTGAGGTGAACCGGGTCTATGTTTCGCGCGTGAATCGCTTTTCGCGTCCACGCTCGTGGTTTTGGCCCTGGTCGCTCGTTTCCTGGGCCCTGCGGCTGCGCAGCGAGGGCTACGACGCGGCGATCGACGTCCGCGGCGAGCTGCCGCACGTCCTGCTCATGTGGCTGGCAGGAATTCCGCGGCGCGTAGGTTTCAGTGCCGGCGGCGGTGGCTGTTGGCTGACGCACAGCGCGCCCTATGTCGCCGGCCGACCTGAATGGCGCTCGCGCGTGGCGTTGCTCGAGCAGCTCGGAATCCAGGTGGACGAGCCTTGGCAACGGCGGATCAACCTGGCTCCCGATCTGAAATCGCGTCGCGCCGTTGCCGCACGATTGCAGACCGACACGCGGCCGCGCCGTCCCGTGTTTGTCGTTCACTTGGGAGCGGGCACCGAGGCTAAGCGATGGCCCGCCCCACACTGGCAGGAACTGCTGGGAAGGCTGATCTTGGCCCACGATGCACGCATCCTGCTGATCGGTACGGCCGACGAGCAGCCGCTGGCCGACCGCATCCTGGGCGCGGCGCGCTGGCCCAACGTGGAAAACCTGCTGGGGCGCTTGAGCCTGCTCGAACTGATTGCCTTGCTGGAACGTGCCGAGCTGTTCGTCGGCGCCGACTCGGGACCAGCCCATCTAGCGGGTTTGTTGGGAGTGCCCACGATCGTCTTGTTCAGCGGCACGAATCATGTGCTTCAGTGGCGCCCCCAAGGTGCACACGTGGCTGTGCTCCGCACGGAACCAGGGTGCAGCCCGTGCCATCGCACGACTTGTCTTTGGGCTGAGCATCCGTGCATGAGCGAGTTGCAGCCCGAGCTGGTGTGCCGGCGGATCGAACATCTGCTCGCGCGGCGGCGCGAAGCGGAACTCGGCTCCAGCTCGATCACCGCGCAGCTCAGGTCTGGCCGCGGACTACGGTTTCTCTAG
- a CDS encoding glycosyltransferase family 4 protein, with protein MAGMTPLARKRRAGKPGGRARTLAATALAPVRRALRVRLAGGLGAFAAPGGGEVQLTSTTAALAELGVDARPWRPWEDGFQGLDVLHLVGTHREYRPVIAAAQAAGVRVVVSPVAWFDRQAVWREERPLARRVAGCAALGLRELGWAPNGWRGEIYRAADRLLPNSHAESAQLQRLFQIDRARIAVVPNGTDLRFATATPEAFYERFGLRDFVLCCGRIEPRKNQLALIRALAGRALPLVLLGDAVPGAERYLAACKAAAGEHVTFLPALAHDDPLLASAYAACRCLVLASWFETPGLAALEAALTGTPLVITERGCAREYFGTRAHYVQPDDPAAIRRAVECAVAAARCPELSEHVRQSYTWRAVAQATKAVYEAIL; from the coding sequence ATGGCAGGGATGACGCCACTGGCACGCAAGCGCCGCGCAGGCAAACCAGGCGGCCGCGCACGGACATTGGCCGCCACAGCGCTGGCGCCGGTGCGGCGCGCCTTGCGCGTGCGCCTCGCGGGTGGTCTCGGTGCGTTCGCGGCGCCTGGCGGCGGCGAGGTCCAATTGACATCGACGACGGCGGCGCTCGCTGAGCTGGGGGTCGATGCCCGACCGTGGCGTCCCTGGGAAGATGGTTTTCAGGGGCTCGACGTGCTGCATCTCGTTGGCACGCATCGCGAGTATCGGCCGGTGATCGCGGCGGCGCAGGCGGCCGGAGTCCGCGTGGTTGTCTCGCCGGTCGCCTGGTTCGACCGGCAGGCCGTGTGGCGCGAAGAACGTCCCTTGGCACGCCGTGTGGCGGGTTGCGCCGCGCTTGGCCTCCGCGAGCTGGGCTGGGCGCCGAACGGTTGGCGCGGGGAAATCTATCGGGCCGCCGATCGACTGCTGCCCAACTCGCACGCCGAGTCCGCGCAGCTCCAGCGCCTATTCCAGATTGACCGGGCCCGGATCGCGGTCGTGCCGAACGGCACCGACTTGCGGTTCGCCACGGCGACGCCCGAGGCATTCTACGAGCGCTTTGGTTTACGCGATTTCGTGCTTTGCTGCGGTCGCATCGAGCCTCGCAAGAATCAACTCGCTCTGATTCGCGCATTGGCCGGCCGTGCGTTGCCGCTCGTGTTGCTAGGTGATGCGGTGCCCGGCGCGGAGCGTTACCTGGCGGCATGTAAGGCAGCCGCCGGCGAACACGTCACCTTCTTGCCCGCGCTGGCGCACGACGACCCGCTCCTGGCAAGTGCCTATGCCGCTTGTCGGTGCCTGGTGCTGGCGAGTTGGTTCGAGACGCCGGGCCTCGCCGCGCTCGAGGCGGCACTGACCGGCACGCCGCTGGTGATCACCGAACGGGGCTGTGCCCGCGAGTATTTCGGGACCAGGGCGCACTACGTGCAGCCCGACGATCCGGCGGCGATCCGCCGAGCTGTCGAGTGCGCGGTCGCTGCCGCGCGCTGCCCGGAATTGAGCGAGCACGTCCGGCAGAGCTACACCTGGCGGGCCGTGGCGCAAGCGACGAAAGCGGTTTATGAAGCGATCCTATAA
- a CDS encoding glycosyltransferase family 2 protein, with translation MNRLPALSIAMIVLDEGPRLVRLLPRLAWAGEVLVVDGGSRDDSIAIARRYGARVVERRFDRFAAQRNFAIDQARGTWVLSLDADETPSPALVHELARTLAAPRHAAYRVPIRSRIFGRAFRYSGTQDDRPLRLFRRDTARWEGDVHEQLRPSGSVGSLGGWLEHDTLADVPMFLAKMRRYTALSAAARIEAGASPRAGEQWIAPAWEVYRRLVLKLGLLDGPQGWLFCLLSGLSTYTEIATVHRTLRAPGSGAGMRLALRRAWHRLVVQEAGG, from the coding sequence TTGAACCGCCTTCCCGCGTTGTCCATCGCGATGATCGTGCTCGACGAAGGCCCGCGCTTGGTACGGCTGCTTCCCCGGCTCGCGTGGGCGGGGGAAGTGCTGGTCGTCGACGGCGGCTCGCGCGACGACTCGATCGCAATTGCCCGGCGCTACGGCGCGCGGGTAGTCGAACGGCGATTCGATCGTTTTGCGGCCCAGCGCAATTTTGCGATCGACCAGGCTCGCGGCACCTGGGTCTTGTCGCTCGATGCCGATGAAACGCCCTCGCCGGCGCTGGTGCACGAGCTGGCCCGAACGCTGGCCGCGCCACGCCATGCGGCCTATCGCGTGCCGATCCGCAGCCGTATTTTCGGCCGCGCGTTCCGTTACAGCGGTACTCAGGACGACCGACCGTTACGGTTGTTTCGCCGCGACACCGCGCGCTGGGAGGGCGACGTCCACGAGCAGCTTCGCCCGAGCGGTTCAGTGGGCTCGCTCGGCGGCTGGTTGGAACACGACACGCTGGCCGATGTGCCGATGTTTCTTGCCAAGATGCGCCGCTACACCGCGCTGTCCGCGGCTGCCCGGATCGAGGCGGGCGCGTCGCCGCGCGCCGGCGAACAATGGATCGCACCTGCTTGGGAGGTGTATCGCCGGCTGGTCCTGAAGCTCGGCCTGCTCGACGGTCCGCAGGGGTGGCTGTTTTGCCTGCTGAGCGGGTTGTCGACCTACACGGAGATTGCCACTGTCCACCGCACGCTGCGGGCGCCGGGCAGCGGCGCCGGGATGCGCCTGGCGCTGCGCCGCGCCTGGCACCGCCTCGTCGTTCAGGAGGCAGGTGGATGA
- a CDS encoding CDP-alcohol phosphatidyltransferase family protein has product MSVGATIAVNDRHRWSRWHAVPLAAWLADRLAHSSLRPWQVTCAGLVCTLAAAAMLCVAPTWHLAAAALVWAAWLCDRLDGALARRQSTATAWGGWLDANVDELGDVAIHAGIAAAFATEISSAVWALFAAFVVGKYLLVAGLRFEEQVVAASTAPLGARAAPGAASRARRLYHELGDADLRLHLLLAALVCRAWLPELIFVASYYNLRWMVRYVLVARRLCGGAP; this is encoded by the coding sequence ATGAGCGTGGGCGCGACGATCGCCGTGAACGACCGCCATCGCTGGAGCCGTTGGCACGCCGTGCCGCTGGCCGCGTGGCTGGCCGATCGCCTGGCCCACTCCTCGTTGCGCCCCTGGCAAGTTACGTGCGCAGGGCTGGTTTGCACGCTGGCGGCGGCAGCGATGCTGTGCGTCGCACCGACGTGGCACCTCGCCGCAGCCGCGCTGGTCTGGGCGGCATGGCTCTGCGACCGGCTTGACGGCGCGCTGGCCCGGCGCCAGTCGACCGCCACGGCCTGGGGCGGCTGGCTCGACGCCAACGTCGACGAACTGGGCGACGTCGCGATTCATGCCGGGATCGCGGCAGCCTTCGCGACCGAAATCTCATCGGCCGTATGGGCGCTGTTTGCGGCGTTCGTGGTCGGCAAGTATCTCTTGGTCGCCGGGTTGCGCTTCGAGGAGCAGGTCGTAGCGGCTTCGACCGCGCCGCTCGGAGCCCGCGCGGCACCGGGCGCGGCGAGCCGCGCGCGGCGCCTGTATCACGAACTCGGCGACGCCGACTTGCGCTTGCATTTGCTGTTGGCGGCCCTGGTCTGTCGTGCCTGGCTGCCCGAACTAATCTTCGTGGCTTCCTATTACAACCTGCGCTGGATGGTTCGGTATGTGCTCGTCGCGCGGCGACTGTGCGGAGGTGCGCCTTGA
- a CDS encoding glycosyltransferase yields the protein MPIQIVVLNYNGRHLLEQCLPSVVRAAANSRYECRVVVIDNHSQDDSRKLLSAHFKQVRVFERDNRGLCSYNTVLGELDGQVAVLLNNDVQLDPDAIDPLVEPLLDPTISGRHRLFFTAGQCWQLDDQGYEGFRTAVRWSWGLVQATWDFIGYEEGIDRPGLTASAGAALAVDRELFLKLGGYDPLYLPGRLEDLDLSYRAYQAGYVGWYVPESKATHIGAATFKHEFGQRGCERLALRNTLLFQFKNLLHPEHRLRMWTGIAVRLVREVLRAPWLAPGERFALWRALPQAWLRLREANETSGERHPVPTRYLFSREWWRHVRRESQFFHRFSPDQMGGQLHQATVPGYRRLLGLEEASPPRLHEAADQDVGTHAATV from the coding sequence ATGCCGATCCAAATCGTCGTCTTGAATTACAACGGGCGCCACCTGCTCGAGCAGTGTCTGCCGAGCGTCGTGCGCGCCGCGGCAAACTCGCGCTATGAGTGCCGCGTCGTGGTGATCGACAATCATTCGCAGGACGACTCGCGAAAGTTGCTCTCGGCGCATTTCAAGCAGGTGCGCGTGTTCGAGCGCGACAACCGCGGACTGTGCTCGTACAACACCGTGCTCGGCGAACTCGATGGCCAGGTGGCCGTGCTGTTGAACAACGACGTGCAGCTCGACCCGGACGCGATCGATCCGTTGGTCGAGCCGCTGCTCGACCCGACGATCAGCGGCCGTCACCGATTGTTCTTCACCGCCGGCCAATGCTGGCAGTTGGACGACCAGGGCTACGAAGGCTTTCGCACGGCCGTGCGCTGGTCGTGGGGACTAGTACAAGCCACCTGGGATTTCATCGGCTACGAAGAGGGGATCGATCGCCCCGGGTTGACCGCCTCGGCCGGCGCCGCGCTGGCCGTCGATCGCGAGCTGTTCCTCAAGCTGGGCGGGTACGACCCGCTCTACCTGCCAGGGCGCCTCGAGGATCTCGACCTGTCGTATCGCGCGTACCAGGCGGGCTACGTCGGCTGGTATGTGCCCGAGTCGAAGGCCACGCACATTGGCGCCGCGACGTTCAAGCACGAGTTTGGTCAGCGCGGCTGCGAGCGGCTCGCGTTGCGCAACACGCTGTTGTTCCAGTTCAAGAACCTGCTGCATCCCGAACATCGCCTGCGCATGTGGACCGGGATCGCCGTCCGCCTGGTTCGCGAAGTCCTGCGGGCTCCGTGGCTAGCGCCGGGCGAGCGGTTTGCGCTGTGGCGCGCGCTGCCGCAGGCGTGGTTGCGCCTGCGCGAAGCGAACGAGACATCGGGCGAGCGGCATCCTGTGCCTACCCGGTATTTGTTCAGTCGCGAGTGGTGGCGTCATGTCCGCCGCGAGTCGCAGTTTTTCCACCGTTTTTCGCCCGATCAGATGGGAGGCCAGTTGCACCAGGCCACGGTGCCCGGCTACCGGCGCCTCCTGGGGCTCGAGGAAGCCTCGCCACCCCGTTTGCACGAAGCTGCCGACCAGGACGTCGGCACGCATGCCGCGACCGTCTAG
- a CDS encoding lipopolysaccharide biosynthesis protein, whose product MHASAATAKHPIAEKTGSPWRRIWRDTAWVSGSTLVGQAFGAVTSLLLRVLLDPAQIGLWQGVRLVVNYGNLSNLGVSRGASREMTIALGRGDAPAAARSANLAFTVNTISSAVCGAALLCCGSALAFTSTSASGRAWGAALVVAGLLCVVQRFLTYQVTVLRAHQRFATTATVTVLEAALTLLICGVAAALGGLTGLYLGSLVVGLICAAYVTLGTGSRPMLAWDRVEMRRLLAVGFPILLAALANQLFRSLDRLTILMFMPDRELQLGLYSAALLATGQMFGVANALATVMGPRYGEILGRTGHTRSVAALAALASGQQTALLAVIGAMAIVLGAPLLGLVLPEYRTGLLGLPWLVGGTIALGIALPASQYLITIDRQRALLRIVLASVVVGAGLNLVAIFSGHGIAALALAVGLGQTLYAVLVVRYSFWVELAAVERRHYLERVILPAVVLFAAAWALQVELTAPIAWLSVAWRSVVMIAVAAGVLGLAWRPRRAADEEFPQSNEEWRARCHKPGADHLGNSYARWVARPVALQVTRLVAPWGLTAHQATGLALVVAIAAAGCLAVGTPSALLAGAVLLQLWYVLDHVDGQLARFRRTASLDGVQLDYLMHHVVHLLVPLGLGWGVFRTTLNPVWMAAGLLWGLGLLCLGLWHDARYKAFVQRLKWVEGELIVRGAGGCAPQPPAAWPREPHRWPGHLVRKLCEMHVLMLVLGLVALLTWATGDRALLGSRVLLGCLAPVAALLAVAVVVRDLVSGHAEREFADWYGPPAGSTLRQDGSRWRVDAPTATPPPKRASTRGASRV is encoded by the coding sequence CGGCTCGACCCTCGTCGGGCAGGCCTTCGGCGCCGTCACGAGCCTGCTCCTGCGGGTGCTGCTCGATCCCGCGCAGATCGGGCTATGGCAAGGCGTACGTTTGGTGGTCAACTACGGCAACCTGAGCAACCTGGGAGTCAGCCGCGGCGCGAGCCGCGAGATGACCATTGCGTTAGGGCGCGGCGACGCGCCGGCGGCCGCACGCTCGGCCAACCTGGCGTTTACCGTCAACACGATCAGCAGCGCGGTTTGTGGCGCCGCTTTGCTGTGCTGCGGGAGCGCGCTCGCCTTCACGAGTACGAGCGCCTCGGGCCGGGCATGGGGCGCGGCCCTGGTCGTGGCGGGTCTGCTGTGCGTCGTGCAGCGGTTCCTCACCTATCAGGTCACGGTGTTGCGTGCGCATCAACGCTTCGCGACGACGGCCACGGTCACGGTCCTCGAAGCGGCTTTGACGCTGTTGATCTGCGGTGTGGCCGCGGCGCTCGGGGGGCTGACGGGCCTGTACCTGGGCAGCCTGGTCGTGGGCCTGATCTGCGCGGCGTATGTGACGCTCGGAACGGGTTCGCGGCCCATGCTGGCCTGGGATCGAGTTGAGATGCGACGGCTGTTGGCCGTGGGTTTTCCGATCCTACTCGCGGCCCTGGCCAATCAGTTGTTTCGCTCGCTCGACCGACTGACCATTTTGATGTTCATGCCCGATCGCGAGTTGCAGTTGGGGCTCTATAGCGCGGCCCTGTTGGCCACCGGGCAGATGTTCGGCGTCGCCAATGCGCTGGCCACCGTGATGGGACCACGCTATGGCGAGATCCTGGGGCGCACCGGCCACACGCGCAGCGTGGCGGCTCTGGCCGCGTTGGCCAGCGGTCAGCAGACCGCTCTCCTGGCAGTCATCGGCGCGATGGCGATCGTGCTCGGCGCGCCGTTGCTCGGCCTGGTCTTGCCGGAGTATCGGACCGGCCTGCTCGGCTTGCCTTGGCTCGTCGGCGGGACGATCGCGCTCGGGATCGCGCTGCCGGCGAGCCAGTATCTGATCACGATCGATCGCCAACGCGCGCTGTTGAGAATCGTGCTGGCATCGGTCGTCGTCGGAGCGGGACTCAACCTGGTCGCGATCTTCTCCGGCCACGGCATCGCGGCCCTGGCCCTGGCCGTGGGCCTCGGGCAGACGCTCTACGCCGTGCTTGTCGTACGCTATTCGTTTTGGGTCGAGCTGGCGGCCGTCGAGCGGCGGCACTATCTCGAGCGCGTCATCCTGCCGGCCGTGGTGTTGTTCGCTGCCGCCTGGGCACTGCAAGTCGAGCTCACGGCGCCAATCGCCTGGTTGAGCGTCGCCTGGCGATCGGTGGTGATGATAGCCGTTGCCGCGGGCGTGTTGGGGCTGGCCTGGCGCCCGCGTCGCGCGGCAGACGAGGAATTTCCGCAGTCGAATGAAGAATGGCGCGCGCGGTGTCATAAGCCGGGCGCCGACCACCTCGGCAACTCGTACGCGCGCTGGGTCGCGCGGCCCGTTGCCTTGCAGGTGACGCGCCTCGTGGCGCCTTGGGGACTTACGGCCCATCAGGCCACGGGCCTGGCGTTGGTCGTAGCCATCGCGGCGGCCGGTTGCCTTGCAGTCGGTACGCCCTCGGCGTTGCTCGCGGGTGCGGTGCTCTTGCAGCTTTGGTATGTGCTCGATCACGTGGACGGTCAATTGGCACGGTTTCGTCGGACGGCCTCGCTCGACGGTGTGCAACTCGACTATCTCATGCATCACGTCGTGCATCTGCTCGTACCGCTAGGACTGGGCTGGGGTGTGTTTCGCACGACGCTGAACCCCGTGTGGATGGCGGCCGGTCTGCTCTGGGGTTTGGGATTGCTGTGCCTGGGCCTCTGGCACGATGCGCGCTACAAGGCGTTCGTCCAGCGGCTCAAATGGGTCGAGGGCGAACTGATCGTTCGCGGGGCCGGCGGCTGCGCGCCGCAACCGCCGGCCGCGTGGCCGCGCGAACCGCATCGATGGCCGGGTCACCTCGTGCGCAAGCTCTGCGAAATGCACGTGCTCATGCTGGTCCTGGGCCTGGTGGCGTTGCTCACCTGGGCGACGGGTGACCGGGCTTTGCTGGGTTCGCGGGTCTTGCTGGGCTGCCTCGCTCCGGTTGCCGCGTTGCTGGCCGTCGCGGTCGTTGTTCGCGACCTGGTCTCCGGCCACGCCGAACGCGAGTTCGCCGACTGGTATGGCCCCCCCGCGGGGAGCACCTTGCGTCAGGATGGCAGTCGCTGGCGCGTCGATGCGCCCACCGCGACCCCTCCGCCAAAACGCGCCAGCACGCGCGGTGCGAGCCGGGTGTGA